Proteins from a genomic interval of Zingiber officinale cultivar Zhangliang chromosome 1B, Zo_v1.1, whole genome shotgun sequence:
- the LOC121971948 gene encoding uncharacterized protein LOC121971948 isoform X3, producing the protein MTARRQLDFFFFSIFFRFESAGTEAEMTTIEQLFKRIFDRKCRIEAQLRQQKESYAESLAYSLLADGKQPPPWLLESQNELSSKHFAPGISFPLPTPSAHEVCISKEYTRKEHTDVATITSHQKDDQRDCDIICSEVVEDSSVSGSVVSIQCGWSKQKDTEENLYGTKQIASFGDEVTVEGNTRRITRSMATISMSGHTIEPSFTRNSLSLHSKVGDKAASSEAPVECNPRRIIRSKQKEPDEYLNGTKQIANFGDEVTIEGNARRITSKVGDKAASSGSPLEHNPRRITRSLAASLISDHAPELSVARNSFALQSKAAHEASPSRSLDCPGNMLQLLSSLEYLSANPHDPEGKIHSRSCETSHDLATISCGMACTNDSDLKQFVRSSMDIIEDNYKTMVEDKSACNLNLAPHDLQIDNSVLLGGDACLESEETEFAAHNVCCSTVANPILIVHDVGKGGRLTATSDSTRPASGVPSLNHSSEPRYSLRSLSRDGKVLSYSDPDGSSNITSSKSSRNLAAKACEISWPKKRKLNCYSDSILATTPRIRLHQRMLAHEGNCYSTKRSLDSASFEEIQKTTSPVGSTLNYEGVKAVSGSHLEEFHQRQNQCEREPCQVNSCSKSTDQLTDTCLPNQSTNVFPSLNLADESRTFISNGICNSGAPICILEGSGPPGNDAHDGLDSSATIVDFSDLQAIEKREICPLEKDLQTYSSVRDDLVNNNEFVPEFEGFSIGISPTLGNDAYSNSGFPPLSLNIQTSSLTSLVTPTNSPLGYSKINKIPDVFQSLPNGLLGNMNLNDPLYLHNDYGKLFRTNEHAQASLHSSLESVFDFSCMDSSYSHNASSSCDTFDGASSKPPLTPPIGSSCLRRVSGKSGSGSQTLVTNPELVCFRIDEDSTTLDDNEHSDELGISDKGTCLKEIKALDDREPLRDISSIYRNTQNSCPLIKVIPGNRSHQSLDTKFSYGTEINVHSSLGSSYSNNTDQMGDIENQCFPVNGDKDRSIAKSLSNRSSEPELNTKKLGRNRSQASIQKGYKPNNIVSNVSSFIPMIKKQQQATTTKGKKEIKVKALEAAEAAKRLEEKRQIEREIRKAAAKLERERLEQKKQLKLKQMEEKRRKEAERLEHEKQLKQNQLEDKRRKETEIAARKRQQEEEDWKERERKRRCNEDTRKLQREQEERLRTKKEEKELRFKALVDDGKKKGLMQDPKQPLKLKEISGSTKTNEVDPISTKVTTSSNITKGIIQDRLSTNKKNQDCESYEISPYKDSDDDEDGADENLRRRKKYIPSWARDPLEKLLLRQQDTNPFDIFFRKNSFSLNQVLCPPVTRRWPL; encoded by the exons ATGACGGCCAGGCGTcagcttgattttttttttttttcaattttttttcgttTCGAATCTGCTGGAACTGAGGCCGAGATGACGACGATCGAGCAACTCTTCAAGAGAATCTTCGACCGCAAGTGCCGGATCGAGGCCCAGCTGAGGCAGCAGAAAGAGTCGTATGCCGAATCCCTCGCCTACAGCCTTCTCGCCGACGGCAAACAGCCTCCTCCTTGGCTTTTGGAATCTCAGAACG AGTTAAGCAGCAAGCATTTTGCTCCTGGAATCTCATTTCCTCTTCCCACTCCTTCAGCACACGAAGTTTGCATTTCTAAGGAGTATACTCGTAAAGAACATACTGATGTAGCTACAATTACCAGTCACCAAAAAGATGATCAAAGAGATTGTGACATCATATGCTCTGAAGTTGTTGAGGATTCATCGGTATCTGGCTCTGTTGTAAGTATCCAATGTGGCTGGTCAAAGCAAAAGGACACCGAGGAGAATCTTTATGGAACAAAACAGATTGCTAGTTTTGGAGACGAGGTGACTGTTGAAGGAAACACTAGGAGAATAACTAGGTCAATGGCTACAATTTCAATGTCTGGTCATACTATAGAACCTTCATTTACTAGGAACTCACTTTCTCTTCATAGTAAAGTTGGTGATAAAGCAGCTTCATCTGAAGCACCTGTGGAATGCAATCCACGTAGAATAATTAGATCAAAGCAAAAGGAACCTGATGAGTATCTTAATGGAACAAAACAGATTGCTAATTTTGGAGACGAGGTGACTATTGAAGGCAATGCCAGGAGAATAACTAG TAAAGTTGGTGATAAAGCAGCTTCATCTGGGTCACCTTTAGAACACAATCCGCGTAGAATAACTAGGTCATTGGCTGCATCCTTGATTTCTGATCATGCTCCAGAATTATCAGTTGCAAGGAACTCATTTGCTCTTCAAAGCAAAGCTGCTCATGAAGCATCTCCATCTAGATCACTTGATTGCCCTGGGAACATGCTACAGCTATTGAGTTCTTTAGAATATTTAAGTGCAAATCCTCATGATCCTGAGGGAAAGATTCACTCTAGATCTTGTGAAACTTCACATGATCTAGCTACAATTTCCTGTGGGATGGCATGCACCAATGATTCTGATCTGAAACAATTTGTCAGAAGCTCAATGGACATAATAGAAGACAATTACAAGACTATGGTTGAGGATAAATCTGCCTGCAACCTAAATCTAGCACCACATGATCTTCAGATTGATAATTCTGTATTACTGGGAGGTGATGCTTGCCTAGAATCTGAAGAGACTGAGTTTGCTGCACACAATGTTTGTTGTAGCACAGTTGCCAACCCCATTTTGATTGTACATGATGTAGGAAAAGGAGGCAGGTTGACTGCAACTTCTGATTCAACTCGACCAGCTTCTGGTGTTCCATCACTAAATCATTCATCAGAACCTAGATACTCATTGAGAAGTTTGAGTAGGGATGGGAAGGTACTTTCTTATTCAGACCCTGATGGGTCTAGTAACATAACTAGTTCAAAAAGTTCACGAAATttggcagcaaaagcatgtgaaatATCATGGCCAAAAAAGAGAAAATTGAATTGCTACTCAGATAGTATCCTGGCCACTACTCCGAGAATAAGGCTTCATCAACGTATGCTTGCACATGAAGGTAACTGTTATAGCACCAAGAGAAGTTTAGATAGTGCATCATTTGAAGAAATACAGAAGACAACATCCCCCGTTGGATCCACATTGAACTATGAAGGAGTAAAGGCTGTTTCAGGGAGCCACTTGGAAGAATTTCATCAAAGGCAAAATCAGTGTGAGAGAGAG CCTTGTCAGGTGAACTCTTGCTCCAAAAGTACGGACCAACTCACAGATACTTGTTTGCCAAATCAGAGCACAAATGTTTTTCCTTCTCTCAATCTGGCAGATGAATCCAGGACTTTTATATCAAATGGAATTTGCAACAGTGGTGCACCAATATGTATATTAGAAGGATCTGGACCTCCTGGAAATGATGCCCATGATGGATTGGATAGTTCAGCAACTATTGTTGATTTCAGTGATCTACAGGCTATAGAGAAGAGAGAAATTTGTCCTCTTGAGAAGGATTTACAAACCTATTCAAGTGTTAGGGATGATTTGGTGAATAATAATGAGTTCGTACCAGAATTTGAAGGATTTAGCATAGGCATATCCCCTACACTGGGAAATGATGCTTATTCCAATTCTGGGTTTCCACCTCTCTCTTTAAATATCCAAACAAGTAGTTTAACAAGTCTGGTTACACCTACAAACTCTCCATTAGGATACTCTAAAATCAATAAAATTCCTGATGTTTTTCAGTCATTGCCTAATGGTCTCTTGGGGAACATGAACTTAAATGACCCCCTTTATCTTCATAATGATTATGGAAAGCTATTTAGGACAAATGAACATGCCCAAGCATCTCTACACAGTAGTTTAGAGTCAGTTTTTGACTTTTCATGCATGGATAGTTCGTATTCTCATAATGCATCATCTTCTTGTGATACATTTGATGGGGCATCCAGTAAACCTCCTCTGACACCACCAATTGGAAGCTCCTGCTTGAGAAGAGTTTCAGGGAAAAGTGGTTCTGGTTCACAAACATTGGTTACTAATCCTGAACTTGTGTGCTTCCGAATTGATGAGGATTCTACCACTTTGGACGATAATGAGCATTCAGATGAATTAGGCATCTCTGATAAGGGAACTTGCTTAAAAGAAATCAAAGCTCTTGATGATCGAGAGCCACTTAGAGATATATCCTCAATATATAGAAATACACAAAACTCCTGTCCGCTCATCAAGGTTATTCCAGGAAATAGAAGTCATCAATCCTTGGATACAAAATTCTCTTATGGAACTGAAATTAATGTTCATTCATCCCTGGGAAGCTCTTATAGCAACAACACAGATCAGATGGGAGACATTGAGAATCAATGCTTTCCAGTCAATGGGGATAAAGATAGGAGCATTGCTAAATCTTTAAGTAACAGGTCTAGTGAACCTGAACTAAATACAAAAAAATTGGGGAGAAATAGAAGCCAAGCAAGCATCCAAAAGGGATATAAGCCAAATAATATTGTTTCCAATGTATCCTCTTTTATCCCAATGATTAAGAAACAGCAGCAAGCAACAACAACAAAAG gaaagaaagaaattaaagTGAAAGCACTAGAGGCTGCTGAGGCTGCAAAGCGACTTGAAGAAAAAAGGCAAATTGAACGGGAAATACGAAAAGCAGCTGCAAAGCTCGAGCGTGAAAGGTTAGAGCAGAAGAAGCAACTAAAACTAAAACAAATGGAggaaaaaagaagaaaggaagcaGAAAGGTTAGAACATGAGAAACAACTCAAGCAAAATCAACTGGAGGataaaagaagaaaggaaactgaAATTGCAGCTAGGAAgaggcaacaagaagaagaagattggaaggaaagagaaagaaaaagaagatgcAATGAAGATACTCGGAAGTTGCAACGAGAACAAGAAGAAAGGTTACGcacaaagaaagaagagaaggaactTCGATTTAAAGCTCTA GTTGATGATGGAAAGAAGAAAGGTCTAATGCAAGATCCTAAGCAACCTCTGAAATTGAAGGAAATTTCTGGGTCTACAAAAACCAATGAAGTGGATCCAATTTCCACTAAG GTGACTACCAGTTCAAACATCACTAAAGGAATTATTCAAGACAGATTGTCTACTAACAAAAAAAATCAAGATTGTGAATCATATGAAATATCTCCATATAAAGATTCAGATGATGACGAAGACGGAGCAGATGAAAACTTGCGAAGAAGGAAAAAATACATTCCATCTTGGGCTAG AGATCCCCTGGAAAAACTTTTGCTTCGACAGCAAGACACAAATCCATTCGACATTTTCTTCCGTAAAAATTCCTTCAGCTTAAACCAAG TTCTATGCCCTCCTGTTACTCGACGGTGGCCTCTCTGA
- the LOC121971948 gene encoding uncharacterized protein LOC121971948 isoform X2, protein MTARRQLDFFFFSIFFRFESAGTEAEMTTIEQLFKRIFDRKCRIEAQLRQQKESYAESLAYSLLADGKQPPPWLLESQNELSSKHFAPGISFPLPTPSAHEVCISKEYTRKEHTDVATITSHQKDDQRDCDIICSEVVEDSSVSGSVVSIQCGWSKQKDTEENLYGTKQIASFGDEVTVEGNTRRITRSMATISMSGHTIEPSFTRNSLSLHSKVGDKAASSEAPVECNPRRIIRSKQKEPDEYLNGTKQIANFGDEVTIEGNARRITRSMASSLISDHAIEPSFTSNSLALHSKVGDKAASSGSPLEHNPRRITRSLAASLISDHAPELSVARNSFALQSKAAHEASPSRSLDCPGNMLQLLSSLEYLSANPHDPEGKIHSRSCETSHDLATISCGMACTNDSDLKQFVRSSMDIIEDNYKTMVEDKSACNLNLAPHDLQIDNSVLLGGDACLESEETEFAAHNVCCSTVANPILIVHDVGKGGRLTATSDSTRPASGVPSLNHSSEPRYSLRSLSRDGKVLSYSDPDGSSNITSSKSSRNLAAKACEISWPKKRKLNCYSDSILATTPRIRLHQRMLAHEGNCYSTKRSLDSASFEEIQKTTSPVGSTLNYEGVKAVSGSHLEEFHQRQNQCEREVNSCSKSTDQLTDTCLPNQSTNVFPSLNLADESRTFISNGICNSGAPICILEGSGPPGNDAHDGLDSSATIVDFSDLQAIEKREICPLEKDLQTYSSVRDDLVNNNEFVPEFEGFSIGISPTLGNDAYSNSGFPPLSLNIQTSSLTSLVTPTNSPLGYSKINKIPDVFQSLPNGLLGNMNLNDPLYLHNDYGKLFRTNEHAQASLHSSLESVFDFSCMDSSYSHNASSSCDTFDGASSKPPLTPPIGSSCLRRVSGKSGSGSQTLVTNPELVCFRIDEDSTTLDDNEHSDELGISDKGTCLKEIKALDDREPLRDISSIYRNTQNSCPLIKVIPGNRSHQSLDTKFSYGTEINVHSSLGSSYSNNTDQMGDIENQCFPVNGDKDRSIAKSLSNRSSEPELNTKKLGRNRSQASIQKGYKPNNIVSNVSSFIPMIKKQQQATTTKGKKEIKVKALEAAEAAKRLEEKRQIEREIRKAAAKLERERLEQKKQLKLKQMEEKRRKEAERLEHEKQLKQNQLEDKRRKETEIAARKRQQEEEDWKERERKRRCNEDTRKLQREQEERLRTKKEEKELRFKALVDDGKKKGLMQDPKQPLKLKEISGSTKTNEVDPISTKVTTSSNITKGIIQDRLSTNKKNQDCESYEISPYKDSDDDEDGADENLRRRKKYIPSWARDPLEKLLLRQQDTNPFDIFFRKNSFSLNQVLCPPVTRRWPL, encoded by the exons ATGACGGCCAGGCGTcagcttgattttttttttttttcaattttttttcgttTCGAATCTGCTGGAACTGAGGCCGAGATGACGACGATCGAGCAACTCTTCAAGAGAATCTTCGACCGCAAGTGCCGGATCGAGGCCCAGCTGAGGCAGCAGAAAGAGTCGTATGCCGAATCCCTCGCCTACAGCCTTCTCGCCGACGGCAAACAGCCTCCTCCTTGGCTTTTGGAATCTCAGAACG AGTTAAGCAGCAAGCATTTTGCTCCTGGAATCTCATTTCCTCTTCCCACTCCTTCAGCACACGAAGTTTGCATTTCTAAGGAGTATACTCGTAAAGAACATACTGATGTAGCTACAATTACCAGTCACCAAAAAGATGATCAAAGAGATTGTGACATCATATGCTCTGAAGTTGTTGAGGATTCATCGGTATCTGGCTCTGTTGTAAGTATCCAATGTGGCTGGTCAAAGCAAAAGGACACCGAGGAGAATCTTTATGGAACAAAACAGATTGCTAGTTTTGGAGACGAGGTGACTGTTGAAGGAAACACTAGGAGAATAACTAGGTCAATGGCTACAATTTCAATGTCTGGTCATACTATAGAACCTTCATTTACTAGGAACTCACTTTCTCTTCATAGTAAAGTTGGTGATAAAGCAGCTTCATCTGAAGCACCTGTGGAATGCAATCCACGTAGAATAATTAGATCAAAGCAAAAGGAACCTGATGAGTATCTTAATGGAACAAAACAGATTGCTAATTTTGGAGACGAGGTGACTATTGAAGGCAATGCCAGGAGAATAACTAGGTCAATGGCTAGTTCTTTGATTTCTGATCATGCTATAGAACCATCATTTACTAGTAACTCTCTTGCTCTTCATAGTAAAGTTGGTGATAAAGCAGCTTCATCTGGGTCACCTTTAGAACACAATCCGCGTAGAATAACTAGGTCATTGGCTGCATCCTTGATTTCTGATCATGCTCCAGAATTATCAGTTGCAAGGAACTCATTTGCTCTTCAAAGCAAAGCTGCTCATGAAGCATCTCCATCTAGATCACTTGATTGCCCTGGGAACATGCTACAGCTATTGAGTTCTTTAGAATATTTAAGTGCAAATCCTCATGATCCTGAGGGAAAGATTCACTCTAGATCTTGTGAAACTTCACATGATCTAGCTACAATTTCCTGTGGGATGGCATGCACCAATGATTCTGATCTGAAACAATTTGTCAGAAGCTCAATGGACATAATAGAAGACAATTACAAGACTATGGTTGAGGATAAATCTGCCTGCAACCTAAATCTAGCACCACATGATCTTCAGATTGATAATTCTGTATTACTGGGAGGTGATGCTTGCCTAGAATCTGAAGAGACTGAGTTTGCTGCACACAATGTTTGTTGTAGCACAGTTGCCAACCCCATTTTGATTGTACATGATGTAGGAAAAGGAGGCAGGTTGACTGCAACTTCTGATTCAACTCGACCAGCTTCTGGTGTTCCATCACTAAATCATTCATCAGAACCTAGATACTCATTGAGAAGTTTGAGTAGGGATGGGAAGGTACTTTCTTATTCAGACCCTGATGGGTCTAGTAACATAACTAGTTCAAAAAGTTCACGAAATttggcagcaaaagcatgtgaaatATCATGGCCAAAAAAGAGAAAATTGAATTGCTACTCAGATAGTATCCTGGCCACTACTCCGAGAATAAGGCTTCATCAACGTATGCTTGCACATGAAGGTAACTGTTATAGCACCAAGAGAAGTTTAGATAGTGCATCATTTGAAGAAATACAGAAGACAACATCCCCCGTTGGATCCACATTGAACTATGAAGGAGTAAAGGCTGTTTCAGGGAGCCACTTGGAAGAATTTCATCAAAGGCAAAATCAGTGTGAGAGAGAG GTGAACTCTTGCTCCAAAAGTACGGACCAACTCACAGATACTTGTTTGCCAAATCAGAGCACAAATGTTTTTCCTTCTCTCAATCTGGCAGATGAATCCAGGACTTTTATATCAAATGGAATTTGCAACAGTGGTGCACCAATATGTATATTAGAAGGATCTGGACCTCCTGGAAATGATGCCCATGATGGATTGGATAGTTCAGCAACTATTGTTGATTTCAGTGATCTACAGGCTATAGAGAAGAGAGAAATTTGTCCTCTTGAGAAGGATTTACAAACCTATTCAAGTGTTAGGGATGATTTGGTGAATAATAATGAGTTCGTACCAGAATTTGAAGGATTTAGCATAGGCATATCCCCTACACTGGGAAATGATGCTTATTCCAATTCTGGGTTTCCACCTCTCTCTTTAAATATCCAAACAAGTAGTTTAACAAGTCTGGTTACACCTACAAACTCTCCATTAGGATACTCTAAAATCAATAAAATTCCTGATGTTTTTCAGTCATTGCCTAATGGTCTCTTGGGGAACATGAACTTAAATGACCCCCTTTATCTTCATAATGATTATGGAAAGCTATTTAGGACAAATGAACATGCCCAAGCATCTCTACACAGTAGTTTAGAGTCAGTTTTTGACTTTTCATGCATGGATAGTTCGTATTCTCATAATGCATCATCTTCTTGTGATACATTTGATGGGGCATCCAGTAAACCTCCTCTGACACCACCAATTGGAAGCTCCTGCTTGAGAAGAGTTTCAGGGAAAAGTGGTTCTGGTTCACAAACATTGGTTACTAATCCTGAACTTGTGTGCTTCCGAATTGATGAGGATTCTACCACTTTGGACGATAATGAGCATTCAGATGAATTAGGCATCTCTGATAAGGGAACTTGCTTAAAAGAAATCAAAGCTCTTGATGATCGAGAGCCACTTAGAGATATATCCTCAATATATAGAAATACACAAAACTCCTGTCCGCTCATCAAGGTTATTCCAGGAAATAGAAGTCATCAATCCTTGGATACAAAATTCTCTTATGGAACTGAAATTAATGTTCATTCATCCCTGGGAAGCTCTTATAGCAACAACACAGATCAGATGGGAGACATTGAGAATCAATGCTTTCCAGTCAATGGGGATAAAGATAGGAGCATTGCTAAATCTTTAAGTAACAGGTCTAGTGAACCTGAACTAAATACAAAAAAATTGGGGAGAAATAGAAGCCAAGCAAGCATCCAAAAGGGATATAAGCCAAATAATATTGTTTCCAATGTATCCTCTTTTATCCCAATGATTAAGAAACAGCAGCAAGCAACAACAACAAAAG gaaagaaagaaattaaagTGAAAGCACTAGAGGCTGCTGAGGCTGCAAAGCGACTTGAAGAAAAAAGGCAAATTGAACGGGAAATACGAAAAGCAGCTGCAAAGCTCGAGCGTGAAAGGTTAGAGCAGAAGAAGCAACTAAAACTAAAACAAATGGAggaaaaaagaagaaaggaagcaGAAAGGTTAGAACATGAGAAACAACTCAAGCAAAATCAACTGGAGGataaaagaagaaaggaaactgaAATTGCAGCTAGGAAgaggcaacaagaagaagaagattggaaggaaagagaaagaaaaagaagatgcAATGAAGATACTCGGAAGTTGCAACGAGAACAAGAAGAAAGGTTACGcacaaagaaagaagagaaggaactTCGATTTAAAGCTCTA GTTGATGATGGAAAGAAGAAAGGTCTAATGCAAGATCCTAAGCAACCTCTGAAATTGAAGGAAATTTCTGGGTCTACAAAAACCAATGAAGTGGATCCAATTTCCACTAAG GTGACTACCAGTTCAAACATCACTAAAGGAATTATTCAAGACAGATTGTCTACTAACAAAAAAAATCAAGATTGTGAATCATATGAAATATCTCCATATAAAGATTCAGATGATGACGAAGACGGAGCAGATGAAAACTTGCGAAGAAGGAAAAAATACATTCCATCTTGGGCTAG AGATCCCCTGGAAAAACTTTTGCTTCGACAGCAAGACACAAATCCATTCGACATTTTCTTCCGTAAAAATTCCTTCAGCTTAAACCAAG TTCTATGCCCTCCTGTTACTCGACGGTGGCCTCTCTGA